From the Acidimicrobiales bacterium genome, the window GGTGAACCAGATCCGTGAGCGGGCCGGGACGGTCATCATGGTGTCGCACAGCCTGAAGGAGATCACCGATTCGTGCAGCCGCGCGATCTGGCTCGACCAGGGCGTCCTGCGGATGGAAGGGACGGCCGACGAGGTGGTCGCCGCCTACGAAGAGAGCGCCTGAGCTGTCTGTCGACTGGTGCGACCGCGACCCGGCCGGCGCAGGGGCAACCGCGGCCGTCGGACGATGGCGTTCGGTCCGCAACCGGCTGCGTGACGCACTGGTGTCGGCCGACGGGTGGATCGCTCGGCGCCCGACCATCGACATCGCCGCGGGGCGGGCCCGGTTCGTCGTCGTGGCGAAGGCGGTCGTGCGCCCCCGGATGGGCCGGTTCCGTACCCGGTTGGTCGGTTCCGCATCCGGAGGGATTCTCGCGGGGATCGGAACGGCGCGGCGCCGGGCGATTCGTCCCGGCACGCCCATCGGGTTCCCGCAGGACGCCGGGGGATCGGCCATCGATCTCTCGCAGCTGCCCGACCCCGGTTCGCGGGCCTTCGATCGTCTCGCCCGACGCGGCCGCCGGGCCGGGGTCGTCCGACTCGACGAGGGGCTGACGGCAACAGCGGCCGCCGGGGTCGTTCGCCTCGCCGAGTCGGGGGTGCCCCTCGTGGCGCCGGGGTTGTCCTCGTCGCTGCGTTCGGTGCTCGGCCCGGAGCTCTCCGACGTGATCGAGCGCGCGCCGTTCGTCGCCCGCGACCCCCACCTCCGTGAGCGTCATTCGATCGCCGTGCGGCGCGCCGCATGGTCGCGTTCGTGGCGACCGCCGACGATCTCCGTGCTCTTGGCCTCCCGTCGACCGGCCGATCTGCCCGAGGCGATCCGGATGGTTCGCTCCCAGCGCGGCTGTGAGCTGCAGCTGTGTGTCGGCCTGCACGGGCCGGAGTGGCCCGACGACAGCGAGGCGGCGATTCGGGCGGCCTTCGACGGCCCGCTCGTGGTGGACCGGTTCGCCGACACGGTCGATCTGGGCACCATGCTCGATGCGCTCGGGTGTCGGGCCGACGGTGACTTCGTCACCAAGTGGGACGACGACGACCACTATGGCGCCGATCATCTCGTCGACCTGGTGTCGGCAATCGGCTACACGGGTGCGCAGATCGTCGGCAAGGCGGCCGAGTTCGTCCATCTCGAATCGATCGACACGACGATCCGGCGCTACGCGATCGGAGCCGAGAGCTACTCGACCACCCTCGCCGGTGGCACGTTGCTGCTGTCGGCCGAGACGTTGCGCGACGTCGGAGGATGGCCGGCGGCCTCGTCGCGGGTCGACGGCCTGCTGATCGACGAGATCCTCCGTCGCGGCGGTTCGAGCTATCGGACCCACGGCTTCCAGTTCGTGCTGCGTCGTCGGCGTCCCAGCTCGACACTGGGCCACACATGGACCGCTCCCGACGAGTACTTCCTCCGCGACGCCGTCGACCAACGGCCCGGCCTCGACCTCGTGTTCGCCGGCATCGCCACGGCTGCCGCGGCCGATCGACGCGAGTCGGGAGAACCCCACACATGAGCGCCGTCGTCGGAAATCGGTGGGACACGCTTCCGGTGCTGTCAGCGGTCGATGCGGTGCCGACACGGCGGGTCTCGGTGTGCATCCCCGCCCGCGACCCCGGCGTGGCGCTGGATCGCACCCTCGCCGGCCTGCGGTCGCAGCGCTATCCGTCGGCGCTGCTCGAGGTGGTCATATCGGACGATGCCTCGGCCTCGCCGATCGAGGTCGACGCAACCGGTCTCGATCTGGTGGTCGACCGGCGTGACGGCCGCGACGGCTTCGGAGCGGCCGCGGCACGCAACCGGGCCGCCGAGATCGCCACCGGCGACGTGTTGGTCTTCCTCGACGCCGATGTGGTGCCATCTCCCGACTTCGTCGCCGCGATGGCTCGATGGTTCGACCAGACCGACGACGCGGTCGTTCTCGGGGCCATGCGGTTCGTCGATCTCGACGGCATCGGCGCCGACGAGGTCGGCCGACTGCTGCTCGACGGCGGTTGGGACGACCTCGTGCGATCCCGCCGCATCCCGGGTCAGGACTGGCGAGCCGGCTACGTCGCCGAGTCGCGTGGGCTCACCGTCGACGAGGTGGATCTGTTCCGTGTGGTCACGGGGGCCGCGCTCGCCGTGCACCCCGACCGGTTCAACGAGGTCGGGGGATTCTGCGAGGTCCCGATCCGCGGCATCGAGGACACCGAACTCGGTTACCGGCTCATGGCCAACGGCGGGATCCTGGTCCCCGATGCCACCGCGCTGGTCTGGCACCAGGGCCGTCCGACGCTTCGCGGGAGCGCGGCCCGACGCAATCGGCGCGAACGGCAATCGACCACCGAGCGGCTGCTGCCGGTCGGAGGCTTCCGGGGCCCCGCTCCTGTCGCCGACCGAGGCGAATCGATCGCCGAGAGGGCGTGCGTGCGTGTCGTCGACGACGGCGATGGCACCGCGGCGTCGGTGATCGAGCGGATCCGCCGGGTCGGAGGGACCGACGTGTCGGTCGCCGCGGTGCCCGCGATCGAGCCGCGCGGCGGCTTCACGCCGGCGTTCGCCCAGGTCTGGTGCTCGCCCCGGTATGCGTGGGGTCCCGGCACGCTGCTGCGGCTGATCGACGAACTCGCCGACCCCGAGGTCGGGCGCGTCCGGGTCCCCGACCCCGACGGGGGTTTCGCGGTGGACGCCTACACGACCCGCGCGCTGTGCCGCGCGGCCCGACACGACGACGGAACGCCGGTCGCCGACCGCGTCGCCCGACTGTTCGGCGAACGTTGGGTCGCCGCCGAACGGCTCGACCTCCGACCGGTCGCCGACGAAGCGGCATCGGGTCGCGTTCGGCGACGTGAGGTGTGGGCCCAGCGGGCCCTCGCCCGGTTGCGATGGATCGGCCGGACCGGGCGTCGGCGGGCGGCCGCGGCCGATCGGGGCTCGTCGTGAGGCGTACGGTGCAGCGAATCCGCGATCGCCTGTCCCACGCGTCGGAAGTCCGGCGACACGCCGCGCTGCCCATGCGAGAGCCCCGGGTTCCGATGGCCGCGCCCGGTCGCTCACCCGCCGGCGTCCCGGGCAACGCCTGGCATCTCCTGGCGCTCGACGACGTCGCGACGTCGCCGTCCGTGTCCGTCGTCGTGCCGGCGAAGGACTGTCAGCCGACACTCGACCGACTGTTGGCGTCGCTGTCCCGAACGGACGCCCCCGTCGGCGCCTCGCGACCGGAGCTGGAGATCATCGTGGTCGACGATGCGTCGTCGCCGCCGCTCGTCGTCCCCGACGGGGTCACCCTCGTCCGCCTCGAACCGTCGCCCTCCTTCGGTGCCGGTCGGGCCCGTAACGAGGGTGCCCGTCGGGCGACCGGCGACATCCTCCTGTTCCTCGATGCCGACATGTTGGTCGGCCGCGCCGCCGTCTCCCGGCTGGCCCGCTGGTGCTCGGCCCATCCGGCGGCCGTCGTCACCGGCGTCATCGCGTTCTTCGACGTCGACGAGGTCGGCGCGGAACAGCTCGATGCCGCGATCGAGTCGGGCCGGCTGCAGTCGACGTTGGCCGACTTCGAACGCAACGACCAGGACTGGCGCGACCCGCACTTCCTGCGCACTGCCGACATGACCCTCGAGGACCCCGAGATCTTCAGCGTCACGATCGGCGCCGTGATGTGCCTCCCGCGTGCGCTGCACGAGGCGATCGGGGGCCTGCGCGAGCTCGGCCGCCGAGGTATCGAGGACACGGAGTACGGCTACCGACTCCACACCGCAGGAGCCCTCATGGTGCTCGATCGCACCGCGGAACTCTGGCATCAGGGGCGTCGCTTCTTCAGCTCGGAACACGCGGCGCAGGCCAAGCAGGATCGCGCCGACCTCAACAACGAGCTCATGGCGTCGGCGCGCTATCGCGTCGACTCGTCGACCGCCCGCCGGGTGCCCGTCGCCGTCGTGCACGCGGTGGGCGACGCGTCGGTCGATGGCTTCGCCGACTCGGACCGTCGAGACCTCGTGACGGCCGAGGACCGCGATGGCGCCGACGTGCTCGACCCGGTCGATGCCGTCGGGGTGCCCTACCGGATCGATGTCCACCGCTCGTGTCGGGTAGCCCCGGGGTCGTTCGGCGCCCTGATCGATCGGGTGCGGCGCGACGGACTCGGATCCCTGTCGGTCGAGAGTCCGGAGGGAGACCTCCTGATGACCGTGACGAGCCGCCGGGCCGAGGGTCGAGCGTCGCTCATCGGACTCCGCGGCGATGCCGCGTCCGCCCATGTCGGGTCGGCCTTCGGCGCGCGCACCGCCCCCGCAGCCGACTTCGACATCAGCTGACCCGGCGAGTGGTAGGGGGTCAGGCCCCTGCGGCGTGGAACGGAAGGGACTCGTAGCGGCGGACGAACGCGCCGGGTGCGAAGCGGCCCGCTTCGGCGTCGACGGTGAAATCGGGGAACCGCTCGAGCAGGCGTTCGAGCGCGACCGTCGCCTGCAGGCGAGCCGCCGCCGCGCCGAGGCAGTGGTGGGCGCCGTAGCCGAGGCTGAGGATCCGGTCGAGGTGGCGCGTGACATCGAGGTCGCCCGCGTCGTCGCCGTACTCCCGCTCGTCGCGGTTGGCCGAGCCGTAGAGCAGCATCACCTTGGTGTCGGCCGGAATGGTCGTGCCGTGCCGCGTGACCTCGCAGGTCGTCGTGCGGGCGAGGTTCTGCACGGGCGAGGTGAGACGGAGGAACTCGTCGACCGCGGCGCGGATTCGGCTCGGGTCGTCGAGCAGGATCCGGCGCTGGTCACCGTGCGCGGTGAGCAACTCGGCGGCACCGCTCAGGAGGCCGGTGGTGGTGTCGTTGCCTCCGGTGACCATCGTGAACACGAAGCCGATGATCCAACCGGGGGTGGCCACTTCCGGGCCGACCTCGACGAGTCCCGACACCAGATCGTCGCCGGGCTCGACCTTGCGCCGTTCGATGAGCTCCTCCCCGAAGGCGAAGAGCTCCATGAAGGCGTCGCCGGCCGACTCGAAACTGTCGGAGGCCGTGGCGGCGACGATCGCGTTGGTCCAGCGGTCGAAACGGGCGCGATCGCTCACCGGCACGCCCAGATAGTGGGCGACGACGAAGCTCGGCAGCGGCTTGAACAGCGCCTCCACGATGTCGCAGTCGCCCCGGTCGGCGATCTCGTCGAGCCGATTGTCGACGAAGGCTCGCACGCTGGCCTCGATCGCATTGACGCGGCGCGGCGTCATGGGCTTGCTGACGAGACGGCGCATGTCGGTGTGATCGGGAGGATCCATCATGACGATGGGCCGGGCATCGTCGCTGAACATCGCCGCCCCGTCCCTGTCGGGGGTCAGCCCCTGCGCTGAGGAGAACGTGGTGGTGTCGCGGGCGGCATCGAAGACGTCGTCGAATCGGGACAACACGTAGAAGTCGCCGTGGACCGGATGGGCGACCCGGTGCACCGGCGCCTCGTCGCGCAGTCGGCGGTAGTCGTCCCACGGCGACCGCCAGCTCTCCGCGGATCGCAGGTGATACAGCCCGCTCGACTCTGTGTGGTCCATCCCCGTGCCCTTCGTCGAGAACACGCTACGTCGTCACCTATGGTCGGGTCATGGTGTTGGACATCGTTCCCAGTGGGCAGGCCTGCGGCGCCATCGTTCGCGGCGTCGATCTCGCCGGCCCCCTCGACGACGAGACCGTGGACGAGATCCGCAGCGCATGGCTCGCCCACAAGGTGGTCGCCTTCCCCGGGCAGCGACTCACCGACGACGACCTCGAACGCGTCACGCTCCGGTTCGGACCGTTCGGCGACGATCCCTTCTTCGAGTCGATCGACGGGCATCCGCACATCGCCGCGATCCATCGCGCGGCCGACGAGACGGCGCCGATCTTCGCCGACTCCTGGCATGCCGACTGGACCTTCCAGGAGTTCCCGCCCGACGGCACGTGCCTCTACGGCAAGGTGGTACCGCCGGTCGGCGGCGACACCCTCTTCGCCGATCAGGTGGCTGCACTGGCCGCGATGCCGGTCGATCTGCGCCGACGCATCGAAGGGCTCACGGCCGTCCATTCCGCGCGACGCGGGTACGCCCCCGACGGTCTCTACGGCGACGACGACCGCGAACCGCGAGCGATGAGGATCATCGCGAGCGACGAGGCGTACCGCACCCAGACCCATCCCCTCGTGCGCGTGCACCCCGAGACCGGCACGGCGGCGGTCTACAGCACGTTCGGCTACATCATCGGCATCGAGGGGATGGCCGACGAGGACGCCAACGCCCTCCTCGGCGAGGTCTACGCGTGGCAGACCCGCGAGGAGTTCCGCTACCGGCACCGGTGGGAGCCCGACATGTTGGTGATGTGGGACAACCGCAGCGTGCTCCATCGGGCCACGGGCGGCTACGACGGCTACGAACGACTGCTCCATCGCACGACGATCGGCTACAACCGCACGATCCGTAGCCGGTGACCGACCTGCCCGAGGGACACGAGGTCAGCTCGGAAGTGGGAGCGTCTTCTCCGGGTTGAACAGGTCGTCGGGGTCGAGCGAGCGCTTGATCGTCCGCATCAGTTCCCACTCGATCGCCGGCTTCTGTGGCTCGACCCGATCGCGTAGGAGCGTGCCGAGACCGTGCTCCGCGCTCAAGGTGCCGCCGAGCTCGAACACCAGTGCGTCGATCGCTCGGCGCAGTTCGGGCCTGGCGTCGGCGAACGCGGGGATGTGGTCATCGCTCGTCGGGAGGATCATCATGTGGATGTTGCCGTCACCGACGTGTCCGAATCCGTAGCAGAGCGCGTCGGGTGTGATGCGCGCCGCGAGCGAGTGCACCCGGGTGATGAACGCGCAGATGTGGTCGATGGGCACGGCGGTGTCGAGTTTCACGCCGTGGGCGTGGTGCTCGGGGAAGGCGCGTGTCGGCGGGATCTCGTCGCGGAGGAACCACAACGCCGACTCCTGCTCGGGCGTGGCGGCGACCACGGCATCGGTGATCAGGCCGGCGTCGTCGGCCGCAGCGAGCAACGCCGTCAACCTGTCGGTGACCGGTTCGGACGAGGCCAGCTTCACCAGCATGTAGTGGTCGGCGCGCGTCTCGATCGGGTGCCCGACGCCGTAGCGCCGCTGCACCCGCTCGATCGCGACCTCCGGGATGAGCTCGAACGCGGTGAGGATCGCCGGCGCGTGCACGTGAGCCAGGGCGTAGAGCGCCATGAGCGCGTCGAGGTCGGTGATGGCGGCGAGGGCGGACTGCTCGTGGGGTGTCGCGGGCACCAGTTTCAGGACCGCCGAGGTGACGACGCCGAGCGTTCCCTCTGCACCGATGAAGAGCTGTTTCAGGTCATAGCCCGACGAGTCCTTGCGCAGGGCCCGGCGTCCGTCCCAGATTCGTCCGTCGGCGAGGACGACCTCGAGCCCCATGACGTTGTCGCGGAGGTTGCCGTAGCGGACCACGTTGTTGCCGCCGGCGTCGGTGGCGATGGCTCCGCCGATCGTCGCCGTGCCCCGCGCCCCCCAGTCGGGTGCGAACTTGCGGTCGACCGCGGCCGCGGCTTCCTGGAGCGCTTCGATCGTGACGCCCGCCTGCGCGGTGATCGTCCACCGTTCGGGATCGACCGACTCGATGGTGCGGAGCCGATCGAGCGACAGCACGACCGCCGCCCGGGTCGCCGGCATCTGCGTCCCGCCCGAGAGACCCGTGTCGCCGCCTCTCGGAACCATCGCAACGCCGTGCTCGGCGCACGCACGGACCGCGGCGGCCACCTCGGTGGTCGACGCCGGCCGCACCACGGTGGGATGTCCGACGACCACCGCTCCCGGACCGAGGGTGTCGGTGAGAAGGTCGAGAAACGCAGTGGTCGGGGCGGGCGGGGTCGGCGTGAGCTTCCTCGGCACGTCCATCGTCGTGACCGTACCCGACTCCTTCGGCGCCCGGTGATCGTGGTGACGACACTGCCGGGGATTCGATGCTACGAAGGGCCCGACGACGCCCTGGAGGTGCGAGATGCGAGATCAGCTGCTGATCGGCGGTGCATGGCGGGACGGAAGCGCGGGCGAGCGCATCCCGATCGTCGACCCGGCAACGGGCGACGAGATCACCACCGTCGCCGCGGGCACCCCGGCCGATGCGACCGCGGCGGTCGACGCGGCGGATCGGGCACAGCGTGATTGGGCCCGGGTGTCACCGCGGGACCGGGCCGAGATCCTGCGCAGCTGCTGGTCGACGCTCGTCGCCCACACCACCGAGCTCGCCGAGTTGATCACCCGCGAGCACGGCAAGCCGCTGGCCGACGCCCGGGGCGAGGTCGCCTATGCCGCCGAGTTCTTCCGGTGGAACAGCGAGGAAGCCGTACGCATCCGCGGCTCGCTGAGTACCGCACCGTCGGGTGCCAACCGGATCATCGTGCGTCACCCGCCCGTCGGCGTGGTCGTCATGGTCACGCCGTGGAACTTCCCGGCCGCGATGATCACCCGCAAGGTGGCCCCGGCGCTGGCCGCCGGCAACGCCGTCGTGATCAAGCCGCCGAAGGAGACACCGCTGACCGCACTTCGCGTGGCCGAACTCCTCCAGGATGCCGGTGTGCCCGACGGTGTCGTCAACGTCGTACCCACCGCCGAGGCCGGCCCCTGGTTCGATGCCGCGACCGCCCACCGGGCCACCCGCATGGTGTCGTTCACCGGATCGACCGAGGTCGGTCGGGTCCTCCTGCGACGCTGCGCCGACCGGGTGCTGAAGGTCGCGATGGAGCTCGGTGGCAACGCCCCCTTCCTCGTGTTCGACGACGCCGACATCGACGCCGCGGTCGAGGGCGCGATGGTCGCGAAGATGCGGCACTCGGCCGAGACCTGCACCGCGGCCAACCGGTTCTTCGTCGAGACCGGAGTCGCCGCGGCCTTCACCGAGCGGCTCGCGGCCGCGATGCACGACGTGCGGGTCGGCAACGGGCTCGACGAGGGCGTCGGCTGTGGTCCGATGATCAACCCTGCGGCGATCGAATCCATCGGTTCGCTGGTGGACGCCGCCGTGGCGGGCGGCGCACGGGTAGCGACGGGGGGCATGGCGCTCGACGGACCAGGCTTCTTCTACGCGCCCACCGTGCTCGGCGACGTCGCCCCGGGATCACCCATCACGCGCGAGGAGATCTTCGGACCGGTCGCCCCGGTCATCCCGTTCGACGACCTCGACGTCGTGATCGACCACGCCAACGACACCGAGATGGGGTTGGCCGCATACGTCTACACCACCGACCTCGCCAAGGGACTCTCGGTCGCCGAACGACTCGAGTCCGGCATCGTCGGCATCAATCGCGGCGCCATGTCGGATCCGGCTGCCCCCTTCGGAGGGATGAAGCAGTCCGGTCTCGGTCGTGAAGGGGCCAGCGAGGGCATCTACGAATTCTGCGAGACGCAATACATCTCGGCGAGCTGGTAGCCCGCCGGCGCGTCACGCAGCGAGCGGCGGGGGGATCTCGTCGGCGTGGAGGGCGGCCGATTGCTCGGCGGCGAGATCGCGCACGATGAGCACGATGCTGGCGACGAGGGCCAGGGTCAAGACGGCAATCAGTGAAAAGGCAGCCAGGATCATCTTCGGGTTCCCTCCCTCGGAGCGATCGGCGGCGGCCGGCTCCTTTGATTGCGGTCATGTTACGAACATGACGGAATCGTTGTCAATCGGGAGTGGGGGTGACCGGCTACCAGCTGATCGTGATCTCCAACTCCGATTCCTCGGTGCCGATCTCGATCTCGACCTCCACCTCGACGGAGTCGGGTACGTCGACCGTGTAGCGCAGCCCGTCTCGCGAGAATTCCAGGTCGTTGTGGCGGGCGAGCTGATCGGCGAGGGTTCGCAGCACTCCGGCCGCTTCCTCTCGTGTCAGCTGGCGCTTCTCTTCGAACTCGATCAGGTCCATGGATGCTCCTGTGGTCGGCGGGGGTCAGGGGGCGACGCCGGCAGTGCTGCCGACCGCCAGTTCGACGAGGCCGTCGAGCTGGGCTTCGGTGAGTTCGCCGGTGGTCCGGGACACCACCGTGCCATCGGCATCGACGGCGACCCAGTAGGGGAAGCGGGTGAGCCCGTAGGCGGCCGCCATCGAACCGGCGCTGTCGTCGAGGATCACCGGCGTCTGCCAGTCCTCGCGGGCGAACCACTCGGAGGGCGGGTAGTTGCCGCCGCTCGGGTCGACGGCGGTCGAGACGGCGATCATCTCGAAGCCGTCGGGGAGCGTCGTGTTCTCGAGCCAGCGCCGCACCACGGGGACCTCGGCCTGGCAGTGCGGGCACCAGTGAGCGAAGAACCCGATCAGGCGTGCGGTGCCGTCGGGGCCGAGCTCGGTCGACCGGCCGTCGAGGAGCGTCGCCCGGACCCTGGGGATCGTGAGTCCCGCGCCCGCGTCCGTGTCGGAGTACGGCGTCAGGAAGTCGCCGTAGACGTCGATGGGACCCGTCTCGGTGTCGATGGGTGTGTCGACGGTGTCGGTCGTGTCATCGCCGTTTCCGGTGAAGACCACCACCGCGGCGACGGCGACGATGACGAGGAGCCAGGTCATCGGGGAACGGAAGACGGCGGGCAGTGACTTCATGGGGTCTCCTTGACTGGGGTGCGGATTCCGGTGATCGAAACGGCGAGGATGACGGCGAAGCAGGTGCCGGCCATCTGGGGGATGGTCATCCAACCGAGTCCCTCCACCCAACGGGCCGAACAAGGGTTGGCAGCCTCGCAGAACGTCGACTGCTCGGGGAACAGCTGGATACCGATGTGGTACACCGACGCGACGAGGCCGACCCCGGCGAGTACGGCGACGTATGGGAGCACGGCGCGGTCACGACGAAGCGTTGCCATGACGCCGATCGCCGCGATCGGATACATGGCGATGCGCTGGAACCAGCACATCTCACACGGTACGAAATCGGCGATCTCGGAGAAGTAGAGGCTGCCGGCAACGGCGCCACCGGCGACGATCGTCACGAGCCGTAGGGCATCGCCGGAGAGCGCGTTGCGTCCGGCCTGACGGGTGAGCGCAACGACGACGAAGACGGCTCCGGCCAGCAGAACGAGCGCGGAGAAGTCGCCGACGACGTTGGGGTCGATGTCGTTCATCCGCCCTCAGTCTCTCGGGGGGAGCGTCGAGTACACAGGGTCACAGGTCCCGATTCTGCATCAGGCCCGAGAGGTAGACGGGGTCGGGCTGACGACCTCGTAGATCTCGATCGGCGACATGTCCTCGGTCAGGTCGCGCAGCAACCCGATCAGTTCCCCGGACTCGGGAACGGCGAAGTGGACGTGGAGGTCGGCGAGCGAGCTCCAGTGTTCGACGAACACGAAGCGCCGGTCGTTCTCGACGTCGCGGTGAACCGAGTGGAGCAGGCATCCGGGTTCGGTGCGGGAGCGGTGGACGTGGGCAAGGCAGAGCGCCTCGACCTCGTCGACGGTGTCGGGCCGGGCGGTCACCGAGCCGGTGACGATCACCATCGAGGGGGTGGTCATGTCAGCGACCGTAGTGGGAGCCGGCCTTGGCGAGTACGAGCGCGCGGATCGCCTCGGCCTCGTGGGGCGCCGGTCGCTAGGGTCCGGGCATGAAGATCACTGACCTGTTCTCCGTCGACGGCAAGATCGTGCTGGTCACCGGAGGTTCTCGTGGCATCGGCGAGATGATCGCCGCCGGATACCTCGCCAATGGCGCGAAGGTCTACATCAGCTCGCGCAAGGCCGAGGCATGCGATGCCGCGGCACAGCGGCTCATGGCCGAGCACGGCGGCGAGTGCGTCTCGGTCCCGGCCGACCTGTCGGGGCTCGAGGGCATCGACGCGCTGGTGGCCGAGATCTCGAAGCGCGAAGACCATCTCGACATCCTCGTGAACAACGCGGGCGTCTCCTGGGGGGCGCCGCTCGCGGAGTTCCCCGAGAAGGGCTGGGACAAGGTCATGGACACCAACGTGAAGGGTGTCTTCTTCCTCATCCAGCAACTGCTGCCGCTGCTCGAAGCCGGTGCGACCGCCGAGGACCCGAGCCGGATCATCAACATCGGTTCGATCGACGGCATCAAGTCGCCCGCGTTCGAGACCTACTCCTACGGCCCGTCGAAGGCCGCCGTCCACGCGTTGACGCGCCAGCTGGGCGGCCAACTCGCACCCCGCAACATCATCGTCAACGCGATCGCGCCGGGGCCGTTCCCCACCTGGATGCTGAGCACCGGTGTCGGCACCGGCGGCGACGTCGAGGGCACCGATTGGGAAGCCCTCGGGCGGACCAATCCCCGTGGTCGCGTCGGCACCCCCGAAGACATCGCGGGCCTCGCCATCTTCTTGAGTTCGCGGGCCGGGGCCTACACCGTCGGCGAGGTCATCACCTGCGACGGCGGGATCATCGTCTCCTAGACCGATCCGGCAGGAACCGTTCCCGATAGCGCGCGAACGTCTCGTCGAGTTCGGCCCGGTCGACGCCGACCAGCGAGTACTCGTGCTGCCCGGCTTCGGCCGGTGGACGGGCATCGACGGGCACCGGGGCGATGTCGAACCGACGGCAGAGGCCATCGAGCGTTCCCTGGGGATCGGCGATCAGCTCGCGTTGATCGATGTGGGTCACCTGCGCGTCCGGGAGATCGGCGTCGACCAGCGCGTCGAGTGACCGGCCGTACAGATCGAGGTGGTAGCGGGCGATCTCGGTCTCGTCGACCGTGTCACTGAACGCCCGACGGAGGTTGGCGACGAGGCTCGTCACCGAACCCAACACCTCGGTCGGCTCCCGATGGGTGATCACGACCCGCGCATCGGGGTAGCTGGCGAGCACGGTCGGCAGGTTGTTGAGATGCACCGGCGACTTCAGGACCCACCGCGACGGGCGATGCCGTTGGAGGCTCTGGAGGACGAGGCGGTGCCGGTCGTAGGCCGGGGTCATGTCGCAGGCCTGGAGCCAGTCGACATACCGGGGAACCCGGTAGCGGCTGATGAACTCCTCGCTGCGGAACGCG encodes:
- a CDS encoding glycosyltransferase family 2 protein — protein: MQRIRDRLSHASEVRRHAALPMREPRVPMAAPGRSPAGVPGNAWHLLALDDVATSPSVSVVVPAKDCQPTLDRLLASLSRTDAPVGASRPELEIIVVDDASSPPLVVPDGVTLVRLEPSPSFGAGRARNEGARRATGDILLFLDADMLVGRAAVSRLARWCSAHPAAVVTGVIAFFDVDEVGAEQLDAAIESGRLQSTLADFERNDQDWRDPHFLRTADMTLEDPEIFSVTIGAVMCLPRALHEAIGGLRELGRRGIEDTEYGYRLHTAGALMVLDRTAELWHQGRRFFSSEHAAQAKQDRADLNNELMASARYRVDSSTARRVPVAVVHAVGDASVDGFADSDRRDLVTAEDRDGADVLDPVDAVGVPYRIDVHRSCRVAPGSFGALIDRVRRDGLGSLSVESPEGDLLMTVTSRRAEGRASLIGLRGDAASAHVGSAFGARTAPAADFDIS
- a CDS encoding FAD-binding oxidoreductase; this encodes MDVPRKLTPTPPAPTTAFLDLLTDTLGPGAVVVGHPTVVRPASTTEVAAAVRACAEHGVAMVPRGGDTGLSGGTQMPATRAAVVLSLDRLRTIESVDPERWTITAQAGVTIEALQEAAAAVDRKFAPDWGARGTATIGGAIATDAGGNNVVRYGNLRDNVMGLEVVLADGRIWDGRRALRKDSSGYDLKQLFIGAEGTLGVVTSAVLKLVPATPHEQSALAAITDLDALMALYALAHVHAPAILTAFELIPEVAIERVQRRYGVGHPIETRADHYMLVKLASSEPVTDRLTALLAAADDAGLITDAVVAATPEQESALWFLRDEIPPTRAFPEHHAHGVKLDTAVPIDHICAFITRVHSLAARITPDALCYGFGHVGDGNIHMMILPTSDDHIPAFADARPELRRAIDALVFELGGTLSAEHGLGTLLRDRVEPQKPAIEWELMRTIKRSLDPDDLFNPEKTLPLPS
- a CDS encoding cytochrome P450 — encoded protein: MDHTESSGLYHLRSAESWRSPWDDYRRLRDEAPVHRVAHPVHGDFYVLSRFDDVFDAARDTTTFSSAQGLTPDRDGAAMFSDDARPIVMMDPPDHTDMRRLVSKPMTPRRVNAIEASVRAFVDNRLDEIADRGDCDIVEALFKPLPSFVVAHYLGVPVSDRARFDRWTNAIVAATASDSFESAGDAFMELFAFGEELIERRKVEPGDDLVSGLVEVGPEVATPGWIIGFVFTMVTGGNDTTTGLLSGAAELLTAHGDQRRILLDDPSRIRAAVDEFLRLTSPVQNLARTTTCEVTRHGTTIPADTKVMLLYGSANRDEREYGDDAGDLDVTRHLDRILSLGYGAHHCLGAAAARLQATVALERLLERFPDFTVDAEAGRFAPGAFVRRYESLPFHAAGA
- a CDS encoding glycosyltransferase — translated: MSAVVGNRWDTLPVLSAVDAVPTRRVSVCIPARDPGVALDRTLAGLRSQRYPSALLEVVISDDASASPIEVDATGLDLVVDRRDGRDGFGAAAARNRAAEIATGDVLVFLDADVVPSPDFVAAMARWFDQTDDAVVLGAMRFVDLDGIGADEVGRLLLDGGWDDLVRSRRIPGQDWRAGYVAESRGLTVDEVDLFRVVTGAALAVHPDRFNEVGGFCEVPIRGIEDTELGYRLMANGGILVPDATALVWHQGRPTLRGSAARRNRRERQSTTERLLPVGGFRGPAPVADRGESIAERACVRVVDDGDGTAASVIERIRRVGGTDVSVAAVPAIEPRGGFTPAFAQVWCSPRYAWGPGTLLRLIDELADPEVGRVRVPDPDGGFAVDAYTTRALCRAARHDDGTPVADRVARLFGERWVAAERLDLRPVADEAASGRVRRREVWAQRALARLRWIGRTGRRRAAAADRGSS
- a CDS encoding NAD-dependent succinate-semialdehyde dehydrogenase — its product is MRDQLLIGGAWRDGSAGERIPIVDPATGDEITTVAAGTPADATAAVDAADRAQRDWARVSPRDRAEILRSCWSTLVAHTTELAELITREHGKPLADARGEVAYAAEFFRWNSEEAVRIRGSLSTAPSGANRIIVRHPPVGVVVMVTPWNFPAAMITRKVAPALAAGNAVVIKPPKETPLTALRVAELLQDAGVPDGVVNVVPTAEAGPWFDAATAHRATRMVSFTGSTEVGRVLLRRCADRVLKVAMELGGNAPFLVFDDADIDAAVEGAMVAKMRHSAETCTAANRFFVETGVAAAFTERLAAAMHDVRVGNGLDEGVGCGPMINPAAIESIGSLVDAAVAGGARVATGGMALDGPGFFYAPTVLGDVAPGSPITREEIFGPVAPVIPFDDLDVVIDHANDTEMGLAAYVYTTDLAKGLSVAERLESGIVGINRGAMSDPAAPFGGMKQSGLGREGASEGIYEFCETQYISASW
- a CDS encoding TauD/TfdA family dioxygenase, with product MVLDIVPSGQACGAIVRGVDLAGPLDDETVDEIRSAWLAHKVVAFPGQRLTDDDLERVTLRFGPFGDDPFFESIDGHPHIAAIHRAADETAPIFADSWHADWTFQEFPPDGTCLYGKVVPPVGGDTLFADQVAALAAMPVDLRRRIEGLTAVHSARRGYAPDGLYGDDDREPRAMRIIASDEAYRTQTHPLVRVHPETGTAAVYSTFGYIIGIEGMADEDANALLGEVYAWQTREEFRYRHRWEPDMLVMWDNRSVLHRATGGYDGYERLLHRTTIGYNRTIRSR
- a CDS encoding amphi-Trp domain-containing protein, with translation MDLIEFEEKRQLTREEAAGVLRTLADQLARHNDLEFSRDGLRYTVDVPDSVEVEVEIEIGTEESELEITISW